From a region of the Oryza sativa Japonica Group chromosome 6, ASM3414082v1 genome:
- the LOC4339828 gene encoding uncharacterized protein isoform X2 — protein MPASPSPAPRAMKRELAFALQSLSAMSTSPGRTRSGRPLSSSSSSSSSSSAPAPAPKRRRRPDKPPDHDPAPAPAPDKDLLVSPHTPPMDAEAPKPIHLLNDKDKDKEGDDGSHQDTPTLQSPPRGSDAHPIPTELNVSAAVARPPQPPHAQPTELNAVAAAASALPMELDAAAAAAVPAESTELNAAATAVPAQPTEVNAAAEIVKPIGLNAVAAETAKPDMAMELQEPPTVTAANGRDVSHESFEQNLQHQVLDNALTDPSLLAESTATPASTAGLKPARRFTRSLLKNKPEEEPTASKSQDPAVSMISEDNNEASVDLALAPGKPQRRFTRSLLKVKVEARSTNNLLQSKEAIDSTSDSSRSVKKMEMKMSKKVACLTKHPSNIRELLNTGLLEGMPVRYIIPSSKKAVLKGVITGCNIRCFCLSCNGSKDVCSYFFEQHAGSNKKHPADHIYLGNGNSLRDVLRACESSPLESLEKTIRSSIDPIAKRSYVNCLNCNEHLSSSQTEIFGSFLCQRCLEPKQHQDPPSPSYACKSNSSLIPSSKDFLLKKTPLNTKGGSAGKVTTKDTGLHKLVFKVLLDGTEVAYYVDGQRKVDGYIKDQRIYCNHCNRVVSPSAFEAHAGEGTRRKPYDNIFTSNGVSLHELSMKISKDMELSERETDDLCRECGQGGDIFPCKMCPRSFHPACVGLSGVPSEWYCDNCSNLVQKEKALAENKNAKAAGRQAGVDSIEQIMKRAIRIVPISDDLGGCALCKQKDFNNSVFDERTVILCDQCEKEYHVGCLRSQWQVDLKELPEGEWFCCNSCSEIRSSLDKIISDGALILAESDIDIIRKKHEMKGLSMDTNTDLRWRLLAGRKASEDGDLLLSAAVPIIHQSFDPIIEVQSGRDLIPEMVNGRRPKDGMPGQDYSGMYCAVLTLGTSVVSAALLRVMGGEVAELPLVATSKDLQGLGYFQALFSCIERMLISLKIKHFMLPAAQEAEGIWMNKFGFTKIPQEQSDAYLNGAHLTIFHGTSNLYKAIPSS, from the exons atgcCCGCCTCCCCATCTCCGGCGCCGCGAGCCATGAAGCGCGAGCTTGCCTTCGCACTCCAGTCGCTCTCCGCCATGTCCACCTCCCCCGGCCGCAcccgctccggccgccccctctcctcctcctcctcctcctcctcctcctcctccgcccccgcccctGCCCCCAAGAGGCGGAGGAGACCGGACAAGCCCCCCGACCACgaccccgcccccgcccccgcccccgacaAGGATCTTCTCGTCTCCCCTCACACGCCTCCTATGGACGCCGAGGCGCCCAAGCCCATACACCTCCTCAACGACAAGGACAAGGACAAGGAGGGGGACGATGGATCTCACCAGGATACACCCACGCTACAGTCACCCCCTCGTGGATCTGATGCTCATCCAATACCAACGGAGCTCAATGTTTCTGCTGCTGTCGCCAGGCCTCCACAACCACCCCATGCACAACCAACGGAGCTCAAtgctgttgccgccgccgcgtctgctCTACCAATGGAgcttgatgctgctgctgctgctgctgtgcctgCCGAATCAACGGAGCTCAATGCTGCTGCAACCGCTGTGCCCGCACAACCGACAGAGGTCAATGCTGCTGCTGAGATTGTCAAACCAATTGGGCTCAATGCTGTCGCTGCTGAGACTGCAAAGCCAGACATGGCCATGGAATTGCAGGAACCGCCTACTGTAACTGCAGCCAATGGGAGGGATGTTTCCCATGAATCATTTGAACAAAACCTGCAACACCAGGTCCTGGACAATGCCTTAACCGATCCTTCTTTGCTTGCCGAGAGCACTGCAACACCAGCCTCTACTGCTGGCCTCAAGCCTGCGAGGCGCTTCACACGATCGCTGCTCAAGAACAAACCAGAGGAAGAGCCCACAGCTAGCAAAAGTCAAGACCCTGCTGTCTCCATGATATCGGAGGACAACAACGAGGCCTCTGTTGATTTGGCTCTTGCCCCAGGGAAGCCACAGAGGAGGTTCACAAGGTCTCTTCTCAAGGTAAAGGTTGAGGCGCGCTCTACCAACAATTTGCTTCAATCCAAGGAGGCAATTGACAGCACATCAGACTCTTCTCGGTCAGTGAAGAAGATGGAGATGAAGATGTCTAAGAAGGTCGCCTGCCTCACAAAGCACCCAAGCAACATTAGAGAGTTGCTCAACACTGGCCTGCTCGAGGGAATGCCAGTCAGGTACATCATCCCCAGTAGCAAG AAGGCTGTGCTGAAAGGAGTGATTACAGGCTGCAATATCCGTTGCTTTTGTTTATCCTGTAATGGTTCCAAG GATGTTTGTTCTTATTTCTTTGAACAACATGCTGGGAGCAACAAAAAACATCCTGCTGACCACATATACTTGGGGAACGGTAATAGTTTGCGGGATGTGCTGCGTGCATGTGAGAGTTCTCCCTTGGAATCTCTGGAGAAAACAATACGTTCTTCCATTGATCCAATTGCGAAGAGAAGCTATGTTAATTGCCTAAACTGCAATG AACATCTTTCTTCATCACAAACTGAAATCTTTGGAAGCTTTTTGTGTCAACGTTGCCTTGAGCCAAAACAACATCAAGATCCCCCTTCCCCATCTTATGCTTGTAAGAGCAATTCCAG CCTGATACCAAGCTCCAAGGATTTTTTGTTGAAGAAGACACCATTAAATACAAAAGGTGGAAGTGCTGGAAAAGTAACTACAAA GGACACCGGGCTACACAAATTGGTCTTTAAAGTTCTGCTTGATGGTACTGAAGTAGCTTACTATGTTGATGGTCAG AGGAAAGTTGATGGGTATATCAAGGATCAAAGAATCTACTGTAATCACTGCAACCGAGTG GTTAGCCCGTCAGCATTTGAGGCTCATGCGGGTGAGGGAACAAGACGCAAGCC GTATGACAATATTTTTACATCAAATGGAGTATCATTACATGAGCTGTCAATGAAAATATCAAAGGACATGGAATTATCTGAACGCGAAACAGATGATTTGTGCAGAGAATGTGGTCAAGGGGGAGATATTTTCCCTTGCAAAATGTGCCCAAGGTCATTTCACCCAG CCTGTGTAGGGCTGTCTGGAGTCCCCTCAGAGTGGTATTGTGATAATTGCAGCAACCTTGTTCAAAAGGAAAAGGCTTTAGCAGAAAATAAAAATGCTAAAGCTGCTGGAAGGCAAGCTGGAGTTGATTCTATTGAACAGATAATGAAGAGAGCTATACGGATTGTCCCAATCTCTGATGACCTTGGTGGGTGTGCCCTATGCAA GCAGAAAGATTTTAACAATTCAGTATTTGATGAGCGCACTGTGATACTCTGTGACCAA TGTGAGAAAGAGTATCATGTTGGGTGTTTGCGGAGCCAGTGGCAAGTTGACCTGAAG GAATTACCAGAAGGGGAGTGGTTCTGTTGTAATAGTTGCTCAGAGATTCGTTCTTCCTTGGACAAGATAATCTCTGATGGAGCTTTGATTTTGGCTGAGTCAGATATTGATATCATAAGGAAGAAACATGAGATGAAAGGGTTAAGCATGGACACTAATACAGATCTGAGATGGCGATTACTTGCTGGTAGAAAGGCTTCTGAAGATGGTGACTTATTGCTCTCTGCTGCAGTCCCAATTATTCAT CAATCTTTTGATCCAATCATTGAAGTTCAGAGCGGGAGGGATCTAATTCCTGAGATGGTCAATGG GAGGAGACCCAAGGATGGAATGCCTGGCCAAGATTATAGTGGAATGTACTGTGCAGTGTTAACTTTAGG CACTTCTGTTGTGTCAGCTGCATTGTTGCGAGTCATGGGAGGTGAAGTGGCCGAACTGCCACTAGTTGCTACAAGTAAAGACCTTCAAGGACTG GGCTACTTCCAAGCTTTGTTCTCGTGCATAGAGAGGATGCTTATTTCTCTGAAGATCAAACACTTCATGCTTCCAGCCGCCCAGGAAGCTGAAGGCATCTGGATGAACAAATTTGGCTTCACTAAAATTCCTCAGGAACAG TCGGATGCTTATCTTAATGGGGCACACCTGACTATATTCCATGGAACGTCAAATCTGTACAAGGCTATTCCTTCGTCATAA
- the LOC4339828 gene encoding uncharacterized protein isoform X1 → MPASPSPAPRAMKRELAFALQSLSAMSTSPGRTRSGRPLSSSSSSSSSSSAPAPAPKRRRRPDKPPDHDPAPAPAPDKDLLVSPHTPPMDAEAPKPIHLLNDKDKDKEGDDGSHQDTPTLQSPPRGSDAHPIPTELNVSAAVARPPQPPHAQPTELNAVAAAASALPMELDAAAAAAVPAESTELNAAATAVPAQPTEVNAAAEIVKPIGLNAVAAETAKPDMAMELQEPPTVTAANGRDVSHESFEQNLQHQVLDNALTDPSLLAESTATPASTAGLKPARRFTRSLLKNKPEEEPTASKSQDPAVSMISEDNNEASVDLALAPGKPQRRFTRSLLKVKVEARSTNNLLQSKEAIDSTSDSSRSVKKMEMKMSKKVACLTKHPSNIRELLNTGLLEGMPVRYIIPSSKLQKAVLKGVITGCNIRCFCLSCNGSKDVCSYFFEQHAGSNKKHPADHIYLGNGNSLRDVLRACESSPLESLEKTIRSSIDPIAKRSYVNCLNCNEHLSSSQTEIFGSFLCQRCLEPKQHQDPPSPSYACKSNSSLIPSSKDFLLKKTPLNTKGGSAGKVTTKDTGLHKLVFKVLLDGTEVAYYVDGQRKVDGYIKDQRIYCNHCNRVVSPSAFEAHAGEGTRRKPYDNIFTSNGVSLHELSMKISKDMELSERETDDLCRECGQGGDIFPCKMCPRSFHPACVGLSGVPSEWYCDNCSNLVQKEKALAENKNAKAAGRQAGVDSIEQIMKRAIRIVPISDDLGGCALCKQKDFNNSVFDERTVILCDQCEKEYHVGCLRSQWQVDLKELPEGEWFCCNSCSEIRSSLDKIISDGALILAESDIDIIRKKHEMKGLSMDTNTDLRWRLLAGRKASEDGDLLLSAAVPIIHQSFDPIIEVQSGRDLIPEMVNGRRPKDGMPGQDYSGMYCAVLTLGTSVVSAALLRVMGGEVAELPLVATSKDLQGLGYFQALFSCIERMLISLKIKHFMLPAAQEAEGIWMNKFGFTKIPQEQSDAYLNGAHLTIFHGTSNLYKAIPSS, encoded by the exons atgcCCGCCTCCCCATCTCCGGCGCCGCGAGCCATGAAGCGCGAGCTTGCCTTCGCACTCCAGTCGCTCTCCGCCATGTCCACCTCCCCCGGCCGCAcccgctccggccgccccctctcctcctcctcctcctcctcctcctcctcctccgcccccgcccctGCCCCCAAGAGGCGGAGGAGACCGGACAAGCCCCCCGACCACgaccccgcccccgcccccgcccccgacaAGGATCTTCTCGTCTCCCCTCACACGCCTCCTATGGACGCCGAGGCGCCCAAGCCCATACACCTCCTCAACGACAAGGACAAGGACAAGGAGGGGGACGATGGATCTCACCAGGATACACCCACGCTACAGTCACCCCCTCGTGGATCTGATGCTCATCCAATACCAACGGAGCTCAATGTTTCTGCTGCTGTCGCCAGGCCTCCACAACCACCCCATGCACAACCAACGGAGCTCAAtgctgttgccgccgccgcgtctgctCTACCAATGGAgcttgatgctgctgctgctgctgctgtgcctgCCGAATCAACGGAGCTCAATGCTGCTGCAACCGCTGTGCCCGCACAACCGACAGAGGTCAATGCTGCTGCTGAGATTGTCAAACCAATTGGGCTCAATGCTGTCGCTGCTGAGACTGCAAAGCCAGACATGGCCATGGAATTGCAGGAACCGCCTACTGTAACTGCAGCCAATGGGAGGGATGTTTCCCATGAATCATTTGAACAAAACCTGCAACACCAGGTCCTGGACAATGCCTTAACCGATCCTTCTTTGCTTGCCGAGAGCACTGCAACACCAGCCTCTACTGCTGGCCTCAAGCCTGCGAGGCGCTTCACACGATCGCTGCTCAAGAACAAACCAGAGGAAGAGCCCACAGCTAGCAAAAGTCAAGACCCTGCTGTCTCCATGATATCGGAGGACAACAACGAGGCCTCTGTTGATTTGGCTCTTGCCCCAGGGAAGCCACAGAGGAGGTTCACAAGGTCTCTTCTCAAGGTAAAGGTTGAGGCGCGCTCTACCAACAATTTGCTTCAATCCAAGGAGGCAATTGACAGCACATCAGACTCTTCTCGGTCAGTGAAGAAGATGGAGATGAAGATGTCTAAGAAGGTCGCCTGCCTCACAAAGCACCCAAGCAACATTAGAGAGTTGCTCAACACTGGCCTGCTCGAGGGAATGCCAGTCAGGTACATCATCCCCAGTAGCAAG TTGCAGAAGGCTGTGCTGAAAGGAGTGATTACAGGCTGCAATATCCGTTGCTTTTGTTTATCCTGTAATGGTTCCAAG GATGTTTGTTCTTATTTCTTTGAACAACATGCTGGGAGCAACAAAAAACATCCTGCTGACCACATATACTTGGGGAACGGTAATAGTTTGCGGGATGTGCTGCGTGCATGTGAGAGTTCTCCCTTGGAATCTCTGGAGAAAACAATACGTTCTTCCATTGATCCAATTGCGAAGAGAAGCTATGTTAATTGCCTAAACTGCAATG AACATCTTTCTTCATCACAAACTGAAATCTTTGGAAGCTTTTTGTGTCAACGTTGCCTTGAGCCAAAACAACATCAAGATCCCCCTTCCCCATCTTATGCTTGTAAGAGCAATTCCAG CCTGATACCAAGCTCCAAGGATTTTTTGTTGAAGAAGACACCATTAAATACAAAAGGTGGAAGTGCTGGAAAAGTAACTACAAA GGACACCGGGCTACACAAATTGGTCTTTAAAGTTCTGCTTGATGGTACTGAAGTAGCTTACTATGTTGATGGTCAG AGGAAAGTTGATGGGTATATCAAGGATCAAAGAATCTACTGTAATCACTGCAACCGAGTG GTTAGCCCGTCAGCATTTGAGGCTCATGCGGGTGAGGGAACAAGACGCAAGCC GTATGACAATATTTTTACATCAAATGGAGTATCATTACATGAGCTGTCAATGAAAATATCAAAGGACATGGAATTATCTGAACGCGAAACAGATGATTTGTGCAGAGAATGTGGTCAAGGGGGAGATATTTTCCCTTGCAAAATGTGCCCAAGGTCATTTCACCCAG CCTGTGTAGGGCTGTCTGGAGTCCCCTCAGAGTGGTATTGTGATAATTGCAGCAACCTTGTTCAAAAGGAAAAGGCTTTAGCAGAAAATAAAAATGCTAAAGCTGCTGGAAGGCAAGCTGGAGTTGATTCTATTGAACAGATAATGAAGAGAGCTATACGGATTGTCCCAATCTCTGATGACCTTGGTGGGTGTGCCCTATGCAA GCAGAAAGATTTTAACAATTCAGTATTTGATGAGCGCACTGTGATACTCTGTGACCAA TGTGAGAAAGAGTATCATGTTGGGTGTTTGCGGAGCCAGTGGCAAGTTGACCTGAAG GAATTACCAGAAGGGGAGTGGTTCTGTTGTAATAGTTGCTCAGAGATTCGTTCTTCCTTGGACAAGATAATCTCTGATGGAGCTTTGATTTTGGCTGAGTCAGATATTGATATCATAAGGAAGAAACATGAGATGAAAGGGTTAAGCATGGACACTAATACAGATCTGAGATGGCGATTACTTGCTGGTAGAAAGGCTTCTGAAGATGGTGACTTATTGCTCTCTGCTGCAGTCCCAATTATTCAT CAATCTTTTGATCCAATCATTGAAGTTCAGAGCGGGAGGGATCTAATTCCTGAGATGGTCAATGG GAGGAGACCCAAGGATGGAATGCCTGGCCAAGATTATAGTGGAATGTACTGTGCAGTGTTAACTTTAGG CACTTCTGTTGTGTCAGCTGCATTGTTGCGAGTCATGGGAGGTGAAGTGGCCGAACTGCCACTAGTTGCTACAAGTAAAGACCTTCAAGGACTG GGCTACTTCCAAGCTTTGTTCTCGTGCATAGAGAGGATGCTTATTTCTCTGAAGATCAAACACTTCATGCTTCCAGCCGCCCAGGAAGCTGAAGGCATCTGGATGAACAAATTTGGCTTCACTAAAATTCCTCAGGAACAG TCGGATGCTTATCTTAATGGGGCACACCTGACTATATTCCATGGAACGTCAAATCTGTACAAGGCTATTCCTTCGTCATAA
- the LOC4339828 gene encoding uncharacterized protein isoform X3, whose translation MPASPSPAPRAMKRELAFALQSLSAMSTSPGRTRSGRPLSSSSSSSSSSSAPAPAPKRRRRPDKPPDHDPAPAPAPDKDLLVSPHTPPMDAEAPKPIHLLNDKDKDKEGDDGSHQDTPTLQSPPRGSDAHPIPTELNVSAAVARPPQPPHAQPTELNAVAAAASALPMELDAAAAAAVPAESTELNAAATAVPAQPTEVNAAAEIVKPIGLNAVAAETAKPDMAMELQEPPTVTAANGRDVSHESFEQNLQHQVLDNALTDPSLLAESTATPASTAGLKPARRFTRSLLKNKPEEEPTASKSQDPAVSMISEDNNEASVDLALAPGKPQRRFTRSLLKVKVEARSTNNLLQSKEAIDSTSDSSRSVKKMEMKMSKKVACLTKHPSNIRELLNTGLLEGMPVRYIIPSSKLQKAVLKGVITGCNIRCFCLSCNGSKAGSNKKHPADHIYLGNGNSLRDVLRACESSPLESLEKTIRSSIDPIAKRSYVNCLNCNEHLSSSQTEIFGSFLCQRCLEPKQHQDPPSPSYACKSNSSLIPSSKDFLLKKTPLNTKGGSAGKVTTKDTGLHKLVFKVLLDGTEVAYYVDGQRKVDGYIKDQRIYCNHCNRVVSPSAFEAHAGEGTRRKPYDNIFTSNGVSLHELSMKISKDMELSERETDDLCRECGQGGDIFPCKMCPRSFHPACVGLSGVPSEWYCDNCSNLVQKEKALAENKNAKAAGRQAGVDSIEQIMKRAIRIVPISDDLGGCALCKQKDFNNSVFDERTVILCDQCEKEYHVGCLRSQWQVDLKELPEGEWFCCNSCSEIRSSLDKIISDGALILAESDIDIIRKKHEMKGLSMDTNTDLRWRLLAGRKASEDGDLLLSAAVPIIHQSFDPIIEVQSGRDLIPEMVNGRRPKDGMPGQDYSGMYCAVLTLGTSVVSAALLRVMGGEVAELPLVATSKDLQGLGYFQALFSCIERMLISLKIKHFMLPAAQEAEGIWMNKFGFTKIPQEQSDAYLNGAHLTIFHGTSNLYKAIPSS comes from the exons atgcCCGCCTCCCCATCTCCGGCGCCGCGAGCCATGAAGCGCGAGCTTGCCTTCGCACTCCAGTCGCTCTCCGCCATGTCCACCTCCCCCGGCCGCAcccgctccggccgccccctctcctcctcctcctcctcctcctcctcctcctccgcccccgcccctGCCCCCAAGAGGCGGAGGAGACCGGACAAGCCCCCCGACCACgaccccgcccccgcccccgcccccgacaAGGATCTTCTCGTCTCCCCTCACACGCCTCCTATGGACGCCGAGGCGCCCAAGCCCATACACCTCCTCAACGACAAGGACAAGGACAAGGAGGGGGACGATGGATCTCACCAGGATACACCCACGCTACAGTCACCCCCTCGTGGATCTGATGCTCATCCAATACCAACGGAGCTCAATGTTTCTGCTGCTGTCGCCAGGCCTCCACAACCACCCCATGCACAACCAACGGAGCTCAAtgctgttgccgccgccgcgtctgctCTACCAATGGAgcttgatgctgctgctgctgctgctgtgcctgCCGAATCAACGGAGCTCAATGCTGCTGCAACCGCTGTGCCCGCACAACCGACAGAGGTCAATGCTGCTGCTGAGATTGTCAAACCAATTGGGCTCAATGCTGTCGCTGCTGAGACTGCAAAGCCAGACATGGCCATGGAATTGCAGGAACCGCCTACTGTAACTGCAGCCAATGGGAGGGATGTTTCCCATGAATCATTTGAACAAAACCTGCAACACCAGGTCCTGGACAATGCCTTAACCGATCCTTCTTTGCTTGCCGAGAGCACTGCAACACCAGCCTCTACTGCTGGCCTCAAGCCTGCGAGGCGCTTCACACGATCGCTGCTCAAGAACAAACCAGAGGAAGAGCCCACAGCTAGCAAAAGTCAAGACCCTGCTGTCTCCATGATATCGGAGGACAACAACGAGGCCTCTGTTGATTTGGCTCTTGCCCCAGGGAAGCCACAGAGGAGGTTCACAAGGTCTCTTCTCAAGGTAAAGGTTGAGGCGCGCTCTACCAACAATTTGCTTCAATCCAAGGAGGCAATTGACAGCACATCAGACTCTTCTCGGTCAGTGAAGAAGATGGAGATGAAGATGTCTAAGAAGGTCGCCTGCCTCACAAAGCACCCAAGCAACATTAGAGAGTTGCTCAACACTGGCCTGCTCGAGGGAATGCCAGTCAGGTACATCATCCCCAGTAGCAAG TTGCAGAAGGCTGTGCTGAAAGGAGTGATTACAGGCTGCAATATCCGTTGCTTTTGTTTATCCTGTAATGGTTCCAAG GCTGGGAGCAACAAAAAACATCCTGCTGACCACATATACTTGGGGAACGGTAATAGTTTGCGGGATGTGCTGCGTGCATGTGAGAGTTCTCCCTTGGAATCTCTGGAGAAAACAATACGTTCTTCCATTGATCCAATTGCGAAGAGAAGCTATGTTAATTGCCTAAACTGCAATG AACATCTTTCTTCATCACAAACTGAAATCTTTGGAAGCTTTTTGTGTCAACGTTGCCTTGAGCCAAAACAACATCAAGATCCCCCTTCCCCATCTTATGCTTGTAAGAGCAATTCCAG CCTGATACCAAGCTCCAAGGATTTTTTGTTGAAGAAGACACCATTAAATACAAAAGGTGGAAGTGCTGGAAAAGTAACTACAAA GGACACCGGGCTACACAAATTGGTCTTTAAAGTTCTGCTTGATGGTACTGAAGTAGCTTACTATGTTGATGGTCAG AGGAAAGTTGATGGGTATATCAAGGATCAAAGAATCTACTGTAATCACTGCAACCGAGTG GTTAGCCCGTCAGCATTTGAGGCTCATGCGGGTGAGGGAACAAGACGCAAGCC GTATGACAATATTTTTACATCAAATGGAGTATCATTACATGAGCTGTCAATGAAAATATCAAAGGACATGGAATTATCTGAACGCGAAACAGATGATTTGTGCAGAGAATGTGGTCAAGGGGGAGATATTTTCCCTTGCAAAATGTGCCCAAGGTCATTTCACCCAG CCTGTGTAGGGCTGTCTGGAGTCCCCTCAGAGTGGTATTGTGATAATTGCAGCAACCTTGTTCAAAAGGAAAAGGCTTTAGCAGAAAATAAAAATGCTAAAGCTGCTGGAAGGCAAGCTGGAGTTGATTCTATTGAACAGATAATGAAGAGAGCTATACGGATTGTCCCAATCTCTGATGACCTTGGTGGGTGTGCCCTATGCAA GCAGAAAGATTTTAACAATTCAGTATTTGATGAGCGCACTGTGATACTCTGTGACCAA TGTGAGAAAGAGTATCATGTTGGGTGTTTGCGGAGCCAGTGGCAAGTTGACCTGAAG GAATTACCAGAAGGGGAGTGGTTCTGTTGTAATAGTTGCTCAGAGATTCGTTCTTCCTTGGACAAGATAATCTCTGATGGAGCTTTGATTTTGGCTGAGTCAGATATTGATATCATAAGGAAGAAACATGAGATGAAAGGGTTAAGCATGGACACTAATACAGATCTGAGATGGCGATTACTTGCTGGTAGAAAGGCTTCTGAAGATGGTGACTTATTGCTCTCTGCTGCAGTCCCAATTATTCAT CAATCTTTTGATCCAATCATTGAAGTTCAGAGCGGGAGGGATCTAATTCCTGAGATGGTCAATGG GAGGAGACCCAAGGATGGAATGCCTGGCCAAGATTATAGTGGAATGTACTGTGCAGTGTTAACTTTAGG CACTTCTGTTGTGTCAGCTGCATTGTTGCGAGTCATGGGAGGTGAAGTGGCCGAACTGCCACTAGTTGCTACAAGTAAAGACCTTCAAGGACTG GGCTACTTCCAAGCTTTGTTCTCGTGCATAGAGAGGATGCTTATTTCTCTGAAGATCAAACACTTCATGCTTCCAGCCGCCCAGGAAGCTGAAGGCATCTGGATGAACAAATTTGGCTTCACTAAAATTCCTCAGGAACAG TCGGATGCTTATCTTAATGGGGCACACCTGACTATATTCCATGGAACGTCAAATCTGTACAAGGCTATTCCTTCGTCATAA
- the LOC4339829 gene encoding uncharacterized protein — translation MEMDPPRLGMGAYSGPVRPVGDGDGGAAGETMLLWALGQPAAQRHNAFVRHGAHSLTLDACGRRLSLLQSPSSMSTPGVTGAVVWDSGVVLAKFLEHAVDSGLLTLRAARALELGAGCGLAGCVAALLGAHVLLTDLPDRLKLLRKNIDLNVGDDARGSARVAQLVWADDPHPDLLNPPLDYVLGSDVIYSEEAVDDLLLTLKHLSAPHTTIILAAELRNDAVLECFLEAAMADFQVGCIEQQQWHPDFRSTRVALFILLKKPPSQPDVLL, via the exons ATGGAGATGGATCCCCCTCGGCTGGGCATGGGCGCGTACTCCGGCCCCGTCCGCCCGGtcggggacggggacggcggcgccgcgggcgAGACGATGCTGCTCTGGGCCCTCGGCCAGCCGGCAGCGCAGCGCCACAACGCCTTCGTCCGCCACGGCGCGCACTCCCTCACCCTCGACGCCTGCGGCCGCCGTCTCTCCCTGCTCCAGTCCCCGTCCTCCATGTCCACGCCCGGCGTCACCGGCGCCGTTGTGTGGGACAGCGGCGTCGTCCTCGCCAAGTTCCTCGAGCACGCCGTCGACTCGGGCCTCCTTACCCTCCGGGCCGCGCGGGCGCTCGAGCTGGGAGCGGGCTGCGGCCTTGCTGGCTGCGTCGCCGCGCTCCTCGGAGCCCACGTGCTGCTCACCGACCTCCCTGACCGCCTCAAGCTCCTCAGGAAGAATATCGACCTCAACGTCGGGGACGACGCAAGGGGCTCTGCTCGGGTCGCCCAACTCGTCTGGGCTGATGATCCTCACCCGGACTTGCTCAACCCACCTCTAGATTACG TGCTTGGGTCGGACGTGATCTACAGCGAGGAGGCAGTGGATGATCTGCTGCTCACCCTCAAGCACCTCTCAGCCCCTCACACCACCATCATCCTCGCAGCAGAACTCCGCAATG ATGCTGTACTGGAGTGCTTCTTGGAGGCAGCAATGGCGGACTTCCAAGTCGGCTGCATCGAGCAACAGCAATGGCACCCAGATTTCCGCTCTACACGTGTTGCCTTGTTCATCTTGCTCAAGAAACCACCTTCCCAACCGGACGTGCTGCTCTAG
- the LOC4339830 gene encoding E3 ubiquitin-protein ligase RING1-like has product MSSSPAHAQRFYCHQCDRTVPIPPPTSPDADVLCPFCGGGFVEELGEDINPNPNPNPSPFLPHHPFFPFASPSFDLRNPSDLAAFFGPPSPSPSPSPAARHFDPSNFLHDHFTGLLSGGATIQIVLEGSSASLPLGGAAAGPGGISLGDYFVGSGLEQLIQQLAENDPNRYGTPPAAKSAVAALPDVAVSADMMAADGGAQCAVCMDDFHLGAAAKQLPCKHVFHKDCILPWLDLHSSCPVCRFELPTDDPHHAHPTLGSHRPAAPASASASPSPAPPPRLAERRFRISLPWPLRAAFGGQAESSNPTNQDPVGGSTDASGSGNNNATGGHRGYDDLD; this is encoded by the coding sequence atgtcgtcgtctccggcgcaTGCTCAGCGCTTCTACTGCCACCAGTGCGACCGCACCGTCCCCATcccgccgcccacctcccccGACGCCGACGTCCTCTGCCCGTTCTGCGGTGGAGGCTTCGTCGAGGAGCTTGGGGAGGACATcaaccccaaccccaaccccaaccctAGCCCCTTCCTGCCACACcaccccttcttccccttcgccTCCCCATCCTTCGACCTCCGCAACCCTAGCGACCTCGCGGCCTTCTTCgggcccccctccccctccccctccccctccccagcCGCCAGGCACTTCGACCCCTCCAACTTCCTCCATGATCACTTCACCGGCCTCCTCTCTGGCGGCGCCACCATCCAGATCGTCCTCGagggctcctccgcctccctccccctcgggggcgccgccgccgggcccgGGGGGATCAGCCTCGGCGACTACTTCGTCGGCTCTGGCCTCGAGCAGCTCATCCAGCAGCTCGCCGAGAACGACCCCAACCGCTACGGCACCCCTCCTGCCGCCaagtccgccgtcgccgcgctccctgacgtcgccgtctccgccgaCATGATGGCCGCCGATGGAGGGGCCCAGTGCGCCGTCTGCATGGACGACTTCCACCTCGGAGCTGCCGCCAAGCAGCTCCCCTGCAAACACGTCTTCCACAAGGATTGCATCCTCCCCTGGCTCGACCTTCACAGCTCCTGCCCCGTTTGCCGCTTCGAGCTTCCCACCGATGACCCTCACCACGCCCACCCAACCCTTGGATCTCACCGCCCCGCCGCACCcgcctctgcctctgcctctccctctccagctCCACCACCTAGGCTGGCTGAGAGAAGGTTCAGGATATCGCTGCCATGGCCTCTCCGTGCTGCGTTTGGCGGCCAGGCGGAGAGCAGCAATCCTACCAATCAGGATCCTGTTGGTGGTTCTACTGATGCTTCCGGTTCTGGCAACAACAATGCAACTGGAGGTCATCGTGGCTACGATGATCTTGACTGA